One region of Aminobacterium colombiense DSM 12261 genomic DNA includes:
- a CDS encoding transketolase, translating into MENNLPSLRDFSAESLSHGNVKLLEEAARKARIDVLTMVTLAESGHPAGSLSSLEMYLTTYGVANLTPENCNSVDRDYVVISHGHTSPGAYATLAAWGFFKPLDAVANFRLCSSPFQGHVERNVPGIDWGSGNLGQGLAAGVGFALAQKARAHDGRVFVLMGDGEQTKGQVAEARRIAAKEGLSNITALIDYNHIQISGRTEEVMPVDVRALWEADGWGVLECDGHSFEELYTALRDGVNDEVPTVIICHTQMGKDVSYMEGVPDYHGKAPNRDQYEKAVRELGGNPDYLEKAKARRGNPVPSGRKIVTTINNLLYGEPRTYGSEKKTDNRSAFGNALADVGTLNYKREGSMPLLVFDCDLAGSVKTSDFAKNCPEWFVQTGIQEHATATTAGAASVAGVASLWAGFGVFGLSEVYNQQRLNDINKTNLKLALTHVGLDVGEDGMTHQAIDYVGLMRNMFGWKLLVPADPNQTDRATRWALREAGNVCIAMGRSKLPVITNEGGEPLFAGDYSFEYGKAAKVRDGEEGAIFALGAMTWRALEAWELLRNKGLNFKLFSVATPLEIDQKALEEASATGLILSVEDHHYHNGLGASLALAMAEGNLHGKLVPLGVRSYGASGRSEDVVAAMGLDGASIAAKAEACLKERK; encoded by the coding sequence ATGGAGAATAATCTACCGTCTCTTCGCGATTTTTCCGCAGAGTCGTTGAGCCATGGAAACGTAAAACTTCTAGAAGAAGCAGCCCGAAAGGCCCGTATAGACGTTCTCACAATGGTGACCCTTGCAGAAAGCGGCCATCCCGCGGGCTCTCTTTCCAGTTTGGAAATGTATCTGACAACATACGGAGTTGCCAATCTGACCCCAGAAAATTGTAATAGTGTCGATCGTGATTATGTGGTTATCAGCCATGGACATACCTCGCCCGGGGCTTACGCAACATTAGCCGCATGGGGTTTTTTCAAGCCCCTTGATGCCGTTGCCAACTTCAGGTTATGCTCAAGTCCTTTCCAGGGGCACGTGGAGCGAAATGTTCCGGGCATAGACTGGGGGAGCGGGAACCTCGGACAGGGGCTTGCGGCGGGGGTAGGTTTCGCTCTCGCTCAGAAGGCTAGAGCCCACGATGGCCGGGTTTTTGTTTTGATGGGCGATGGGGAGCAGACAAAAGGGCAAGTAGCAGAAGCTCGCCGCATCGCGGCTAAAGAAGGGCTTTCAAATATTACCGCTCTTATCGATTACAATCATATTCAAATCTCTGGCCGCACAGAAGAAGTAATGCCTGTAGATGTGAGAGCTTTGTGGGAAGCTGACGGCTGGGGAGTTTTAGAATGCGACGGCCATTCTTTTGAAGAACTTTACACGGCTTTGCGAGATGGTGTAAATGACGAAGTTCCCACGGTGATAATTTGTCATACTCAAATGGGGAAAGATGTTTCTTATATGGAAGGGGTTCCTGACTATCACGGAAAGGCTCCAAACAGAGACCAGTATGAGAAGGCTGTAAGGGAACTTGGCGGGAACCCAGACTACCTTGAAAAGGCTAAAGCCCGTCGTGGGAACCCTGTCCCTTCAGGGAGGAAGATCGTTACTACGATAAATAACCTCCTTTACGGAGAACCTCGCACCTATGGCAGTGAGAAAAAGACTGACAATAGATCGGCTTTTGGAAACGCTTTGGCAGATGTAGGGACTTTAAATTATAAAAGAGAGGGGAGTATGCCCCTTCTTGTTTTCGATTGCGACCTGGCCGGATCGGTCAAAACATCGGATTTCGCAAAAAACTGTCCGGAATGGTTTGTTCAGACTGGCATACAGGAGCATGCCACGGCTACAACAGCAGGAGCAGCCTCAGTAGCCGGCGTGGCCAGCCTTTGGGCCGGATTCGGCGTGTTCGGTCTGAGTGAAGTGTATAATCAGCAGCGATTGAATGATATTAACAAAACAAACCTCAAACTGGCATTAACCCATGTGGGTCTGGATGTGGGAGAAGACGGTATGACCCACCAGGCCATTGATTACGTTGGCCTGATGCGGAATATGTTTGGATGGAAACTCCTGGTTCCCGCCGACCCCAACCAGACCGACCGGGCTACGCGATGGGCACTCCGCGAGGCAGGAAATGTATGTATCGCCATGGGAAGGAGCAAGCTCCCTGTTATTACCAATGAAGGGGGAGAACCTCTTTTCGCTGGCGACTACTCCTTTGAATATGGAAAGGCCGCCAAGGTTCGGGATGGAGAAGAAGGGGCCATTTTTGCTCTTGGCGCAATGACGTGGAGAGCCCTTGAAGCATGGGAACTCCTCCGAAATAAAGGATTGAACTTCAAACTCTTCTCTGTCGCTACGCCCCTTGAAATAGATCAGAAGGCTCTCGAAGAGGCATCTGCTACTGGCCTCATCCTTTCGGTGGAAGATCATCACTATCATAACGGTTTAGGTGCAAGTCTCGCCTTGGCTATGGCGGAAGGGAATCTCCATGGAAAACTTGTTCCTCTTGGAGTCCGTTCTTATGGCGCTTCTGGCAGGTCAGAAGATGTAGTGGCAGCGATGGGCCTTGATGGAGCAAGCATAGCGGCGAAAGCGGAGGCTTGCTTGAAGGAGAGGAAATAA
- the grdC gene encoding glycine/sarcosine/betaine reductase complex component C subunit beta, which produces MSSVGIKGYAYCLNHAPELGLHYGNTPYVERHHHKGESEFLKALPNHMQSFEDARDFAPNQAYIGGITLEEFEAKQQPWIENRLTGSSRYGKFGEIMPEDEFLGLIDICDVFDIIWLEKDFAASVKEKLAQDPVINEHVLARLETGHDLSEIENEVEKHSALPLYFNNKVVGCARSGHEVDECLFPYVLLENIACKAGGVLSLLHLLKNTGVAPEDIDFVIECSEEAAGDMNQRGGGNFAKAIAEIAGCANASGCDVRGFCAGPVNAMLTAASQVASGLRKNCVVVAGGAIPKLYMNGRDHVKKDMPALEDCLGNFAVLLVPDDGTNPVMRLDAVGKHSVGSGASPQAVTSALVYEPLQQLGISFADVDKYAAELHIPEITLPAGAGDVPLASIKMIAALAVMKKAIEKADMMDFVKERGLKGYAHTQGHIPSGVPFVGPACEAIKAGTMKRAMIIGKGSLFLARLTNLADGASFFIEPSSGGAGAAVSKEDVKALILEVLSEITEKLQ; this is translated from the coding sequence ATGTCCAGTGTTGGTATTAAAGGTTACGCGTACTGCCTTAACCATGCCCCCGAACTTGGTCTCCATTATGGTAATACCCCTTATGTAGAGAGACACCATCATAAAGGAGAGAGTGAGTTTTTAAAGGCCCTGCCCAACCATATGCAGTCCTTTGAAGATGCAAGGGATTTTGCTCCGAACCAGGCCTATATCGGCGGCATTACCCTTGAAGAGTTTGAGGCGAAGCAGCAGCCCTGGATCGAGAATCGTTTGACAGGGTCTAGCCGTTACGGTAAATTTGGAGAAATCATGCCTGAGGATGAATTCCTTGGACTCATTGATATATGCGACGTATTCGACATCATTTGGCTTGAGAAGGATTTTGCCGCTTCAGTAAAAGAGAAGCTGGCCCAGGATCCTGTTATCAATGAACACGTCCTCGCCAGACTTGAGACTGGCCACGATCTTTCTGAGATTGAGAACGAAGTTGAAAAACATTCAGCTTTGCCCCTTTATTTCAACAACAAAGTAGTGGGATGCGCACGAAGCGGTCACGAAGTGGATGAGTGTCTTTTCCCCTATGTATTGCTCGAGAATATCGCCTGTAAAGCCGGTGGCGTTCTATCCCTTCTTCATTTGTTGAAAAATACGGGAGTTGCTCCAGAAGACATCGATTTTGTTATCGAATGTTCGGAGGAGGCTGCTGGTGATATGAACCAGCGAGGGGGCGGCAATTTTGCCAAGGCCATTGCAGAGATTGCCGGATGCGCCAATGCCAGTGGTTGCGACGTTCGAGGTTTTTGTGCCGGTCCTGTAAATGCCATGCTTACAGCGGCATCACAGGTTGCTTCAGGTCTCCGAAAGAACTGTGTGGTCGTAGCGGGTGGTGCTATTCCCAAGCTGTATATGAACGGCCGCGATCACGTTAAAAAAGACATGCCTGCCCTTGAAGATTGCCTTGGGAACTTTGCAGTTCTTCTCGTTCCTGACGATGGGACAAACCCGGTCATGCGCCTTGATGCCGTAGGGAAACACTCAGTGGGATCAGGAGCTTCTCCCCAGGCTGTTACCTCTGCCCTTGTCTATGAACCCCTTCAACAGCTAGGCATTTCCTTTGCAGATGTGGATAAATACGCTGCCGAACTTCATATTCCTGAAATCACTCTTCCTGCCGGGGCTGGTGATGTCCCCCTTGCCAGCATTAAGATGATCGCAGCTTTGGCAGTGATGAAAAAAGCTATAGAAAAAGCAGATATGATGGATTTTGTAAAAGAGAGAGGCCTTAAAGGCTATGCTCATACGCAGGGACATATTCCATCGGGAGTGCCTTTTGTCGGGCCGGCATGTGAAGCAATTAAGGCGGGAACAATGAAACGGGCCATGATTATCGGTAAAGGAAGTCTATTCCTTGCCCGTTTGACCAATCTGGCTGACGGAGCTTCTTTCTTTATAGAGCCGAGCAGCGGTGGTGCTGGAGCTGCCGTGAGCAAGGAAGATGTGAAAGCGCTGATTCTCGAGGTTCTTTCTGAGATCACGGAAAAGCTCCAGTAA
- the alr gene encoding alanine racemase, with translation MFLRPTRMEVNLANIQSNFKTIRRHVGAGPQIMAVVKADAYGHGAVEVAKSLIEAGCQRFAVATPDEAVVLREAGINDPILVLGPSPYDAASAYVKHDISAALTDLVFAQMMSREAVNQGKTALLHLKIDTGMGRIGFLPEQIPGIIDDILKLPGIKIEGLFTHFATADEKRLDYTNQQFARYMKVYHFLESKGVRVPLRHVCNSAAVLNSPEKHLDAVRPGIILYGMYPSSECIRPIELKPTFEVKTAIAAVKEISSNSGVGYGLRYMSRGTEKIAVLPIGYGDGFSRCLSMKVPVLVHGKRVSLVGNICMDQTMIDVTDIEDVKVGDEVVIVGRQGEEAITPEEIAPARGTINYEIPIMFSKRVPRVYIR, from the coding sequence GTGTTTCTTCGCCCAACGAGGATGGAGGTCAATCTAGCTAACATTCAGTCTAATTTCAAGACGATCCGCCGGCATGTGGGAGCTGGCCCCCAGATCATGGCAGTAGTGAAAGCGGATGCCTATGGTCACGGAGCTGTAGAAGTGGCAAAATCTCTTATCGAGGCGGGCTGTCAGCGTTTTGCAGTAGCTACACCTGATGAAGCGGTAGTGTTGAGAGAAGCGGGGATAAATGACCCTATTTTGGTTCTGGGCCCCTCTCCTTACGACGCGGCATCAGCCTATGTTAAACACGATATTTCAGCAGCCCTTACAGATTTGGTTTTCGCACAAATGATGAGCCGTGAAGCGGTGAATCAGGGTAAAACTGCCTTGCTTCATCTGAAGATCGATACGGGGATGGGGAGAATAGGGTTTTTGCCAGAACAGATTCCAGGCATCATTGATGATATTTTAAAATTGCCCGGCATAAAGATAGAAGGGCTCTTCACTCATTTTGCAACGGCAGATGAGAAACGTCTCGATTATACAAATCAACAGTTTGCCCGTTATATGAAGGTCTATCATTTTCTGGAAAGCAAGGGGGTAAGAGTTCCTTTGCGCCATGTGTGCAATAGCGCAGCCGTGTTGAATTCTCCAGAAAAACATCTTGATGCCGTTAGACCGGGAATTATTCTCTATGGCATGTACCCTTCAAGCGAGTGTATCAGGCCCATAGAGCTTAAACCCACTTTTGAAGTTAAAACGGCCATTGCAGCCGTTAAAGAAATTTCTTCTAATAGCGGTGTGGGCTATGGACTTCGATATATGTCTCGGGGAACAGAAAAAATAGCTGTTTTACCAATAGGGTACGGCGATGGTTTCTCTCGATGCCTTTCTATGAAAGTTCCAGTTCTTGTTCACGGTAAAAGAGTTTCCTTGGTTGGAAATATCTGTATGGATCAGACAATGATCGATGTTACTGACATAGAAGATGTGAAAGTTGGCGATGAGGTGGTAATTGTTGGCCGGCAGGGGGAGGAAGCCATTACACCGGAAGAAATAGCCCCGGCGCGAGGTACCATAAACTATGAAATTCCCATAATGTTCTCAAAGAGGGTCCCCAGGGTCTACATTCGCTGA
- the grdB gene encoding glycine reductase complex selenoprotein B, protein MTYRVVHYINQFFAGIGGEEKADYQPELREGVVGPGMALNAAFKGEAEVIATVICGDTYFASNMEEATKTILDMVKQCNADAFVAGPAFNAGRYGTACGAICSAVSKELGIPVVSAMYQENPGVEMYKKNLYIVEAADSARGMGKAVPAMTALLLKQLRGEKIGLPAEEGYHERGVRVNKFYEKLAAERAVDMFVAKLQGEPFTTEYPMPVFDRVAPQPAVKDLKNATIALVTSGGICPKGNPDHIEASSASKYGEYDITGVDDLTADEYCTAHGGYDATYADQDADRVLPVDVLREMEKAGVFKKLHNKFYTTVGNGTAVASAKRFGAEIAEKLKKDGVDAVILTSTUGTCTRCGATMVKEIERAGFPVVHVCTIVPISLTVGANRIVPAIAIPHPLGDPTKPFAEEKELRRHLVEKALKALQTEIDEQTVFAD, encoded by the coding sequence ATGACTTACCGTGTCGTTCATTATATAAATCAGTTCTTCGCAGGAATTGGCGGTGAGGAAAAGGCAGACTATCAGCCGGAACTTCGTGAAGGTGTAGTAGGTCCGGGTATGGCCCTTAACGCTGCATTTAAAGGGGAAGCTGAGGTTATTGCTACCGTCATTTGCGGAGATACATACTTTGCTTCCAATATGGAAGAAGCAACAAAAACAATTCTTGATATGGTCAAGCAGTGCAACGCCGATGCTTTTGTAGCTGGCCCGGCATTTAACGCCGGCCGTTACGGCACTGCCTGTGGAGCGATCTGTTCTGCCGTATCTAAGGAGCTGGGTATTCCTGTAGTTTCCGCTATGTACCAGGAAAACCCCGGCGTAGAAATGTACAAAAAGAACCTCTACATTGTGGAAGCTGCCGATAGTGCTCGTGGCATGGGCAAAGCAGTTCCAGCCATGACCGCACTTCTTCTTAAGCAGCTTAGGGGAGAAAAGATCGGTCTTCCCGCAGAAGAGGGTTACCATGAGCGCGGTGTTCGAGTAAACAAGTTCTACGAAAAACTTGCCGCTGAGCGCGCAGTTGATATGTTTGTGGCCAAGCTGCAGGGCGAGCCCTTTACTACAGAGTATCCTATGCCTGTTTTTGATAGGGTTGCGCCTCAACCTGCCGTTAAAGATCTTAAAAATGCCACAATAGCCCTTGTTACTTCCGGCGGCATTTGTCCAAAAGGCAACCCTGATCACATTGAAGCTTCCAGCGCCAGCAAATATGGCGAATACGACATTACCGGAGTAGATGATCTTACAGCTGATGAGTATTGCACTGCTCACGGCGGATATGATGCTACCTACGCAGACCAGGATGCTGACCGTGTTCTTCCCGTGGACGTCTTAAGAGAAATGGAGAAAGCGGGAGTATTCAAGAAGCTTCACAATAAGTTCTATACAACTGTTGGTAACGGAACAGCCGTTGCCAGCGCAAAACGTTTCGGTGCCGAAATTGCTGAAAAACTTAAGAAAGACGGCGTCGACGCGGTTATTTTAACATCCACCTGAGGAACTTGTACTCGTTGCGGTGCAACGATGGTAAAAGAAATTGAACGTGCCGGTTTCCCGGTTGTTCACGTATGTACAATAGTTCCTATTTCTTTAACTGTTGGAGCCAACAGAATAGTACCTGCAATTGCTATTCCTCATCCACTGGGTGACCCAACGAAGCCTTTTGCTGAAGAAAAAGAACTTCGTCGGCACCTTGTAGAGAAAGCTTTAAAGGCCCTTCAGACAGAAATCGACGAACAGACAGTCTTTGCAGACTAG
- the grdA gene encoding glycine/sarcosine/betaine reductase complex selenoprotein A: MGKLAGKKVLFLGERDGVPGPAMEACFKNSGAEVIFSVTECFVUTAAGAMDLQNQQRVKDAAEKYGAENVVVILGSSDAEGAEIYAETVTNGDPTFAGPLAGVPLGLPVYHVFEQEIRDEADEAAWEDQISMMEMVLDPEALSAAVKSMREQFSQHTL; encoded by the coding sequence ATGGGCAAATTGGCTGGAAAAAAAGTGCTTTTTCTCGGTGAGCGCGATGGCGTGCCGGGACCTGCCATGGAAGCATGCTTCAAAAACAGCGGCGCTGAGGTTATCTTCTCAGTAACCGAGTGTTTCGTCTGAACGGCTGCAGGAGCCATGGATCTGCAGAACCAGCAGCGTGTTAAAGATGCTGCTGAAAAGTATGGCGCTGAAAACGTTGTGGTCATTCTTGGTTCTTCCGATGCGGAAGGCGCAGAAATTTATGCAGAGACCGTAACGAACGGCGATCCTACATTTGCAGGTCCCTTGGCAGGAGTTCCGTTGGGACTCCCAGTCTACCATGTATTTGAGCAGGAAATTCGTGATGAAGCCGATGAAGCGGCTTGGGAAGATCAAATCAGCATGATGGAGATGGTTCTGGATCCAGAAGCCCTTTCCGCTGCTGTGAAATCTATGAGAGAACAGTTTAGCCAGCATACGCTGTAA
- the grdD gene encoding glycine/sarcosine/betaine reductase complex component C subunit alpha, with product MSEIRRLVGEALSEIVETAVSGGPRISVGLMATGSEHGAEELAQAGLLAQGQYPNVKVVMIGPKCAGYDDLEWIETPNCDADVASAMEKALKEGVIQGAVAMHYPFPMGVTTIGRVVTPAKGKDMIIASSTGTTAIQRVEAMVRNAIYGIAVAKSIGKRNPTVGILNVEGAQLVFRALCQLKEKGYDITFGTSIRKDGGSVLRGNDILAGAVDVCVADTLTGNVLMKMFSSFNSGGTYEALGWGYGPSAGEGWPHVISIISRASGAPVIANALAYNAAAVHGNLPAQVAEEMAKAKRAGFDDIIAGLQPKPSAAAEEIAPPPAEPTDDEIHGIDVLSIEDAVRVLWKEKIYAESAMGCTGPVVKLPAKYTEKAKEILKANGYL from the coding sequence ATGAGTGAGATCAGGCGTCTAGTCGGAGAAGCGCTCTCTGAAATAGTAGAAACTGCTGTAAGTGGCGGACCGCGCATAAGCGTCGGACTTATGGCAACGGGTAGTGAACATGGAGCGGAAGAACTGGCACAAGCCGGTCTTCTGGCTCAGGGACAGTATCCTAACGTTAAAGTTGTAATGATTGGACCGAAATGTGCTGGATATGATGATCTAGAGTGGATCGAAACTCCTAATTGTGATGCGGACGTCGCTTCGGCAATGGAAAAAGCCCTTAAGGAGGGAGTTATCCAAGGGGCAGTGGCCATGCACTATCCTTTCCCCATGGGTGTAACGACCATAGGACGGGTTGTAACACCTGCTAAGGGAAAAGATATGATTATAGCTTCTTCTACCGGTACCACTGCTATACAGAGGGTGGAAGCCATGGTCAGGAATGCCATCTATGGTATAGCGGTGGCAAAATCCATAGGGAAGAGAAATCCCACTGTGGGTATATTGAATGTAGAAGGAGCACAGCTTGTCTTCAGGGCCCTGTGCCAATTAAAAGAAAAGGGGTATGACATTACCTTTGGCACAAGCATTCGGAAAGATGGAGGCTCGGTGCTGAGAGGAAATGACATCCTTGCTGGAGCAGTCGATGTTTGTGTGGCAGATACACTGACGGGAAATGTTCTAATGAAGATGTTTTCTTCTTTCAACTCAGGGGGGACCTATGAAGCTCTTGGGTGGGGGTATGGGCCTTCAGCCGGGGAAGGCTGGCCCCATGTCATCTCTATCATTTCAAGGGCTTCAGGCGCTCCTGTCATAGCCAATGCCCTGGCCTATAATGCTGCTGCTGTTCATGGTAACCTTCCGGCACAAGTAGCTGAGGAAATGGCGAAAGCGAAGCGTGCGGGTTTTGATGACATCATTGCCGGATTGCAGCCCAAGCCTTCAGCCGCGGCTGAGGAGATAGCCCCTCCTCCAGCTGAGCCAACTGACGACGAAATACACGGTATAGATGTTCTTTCAATAGAGGATGCTGTGAGGGTTCTATGGAAAGAAAAGATTTATGCGGAATCAGCCATGGGCTGTACCGGTCCAGTAGTTAAATTGCCAGCAAAATATACGGAGAAAGCAAAAGAGATATTGAAGGCCAACGGATATTTGTAA
- a CDS encoding alanine/glycine:cation symporter family protein — translation MDAIMKLNGVVNGIVWGPWMLTLLVGTGVYLTLILGFPQIRYFVFMFKEVFGNLGKKKEGEGTISSFAALSTALASTIGTGNIAGVATALHLGGPGALFWMLVSAVFGMTTKMCEVILAVHFRERDELGNWRGGTMYILEKGAKQKWLAWLFALFAFLASFGIGCAVQSNSTAEGFFLGFGIPPIWTGVAVAVLTALVIVGGLKRISDVTTYLVPFMAIFYIIGGIIVVFVHIGEVPAALSSAVKYAFSDPMAMPGAVAGWTVKLALTKGIARGVFSNEAGLGSAPMVHATAIVDHPVRQGMYGLFEVFVDTIVICSLTSLAIITSGVLTGKAELSGAQLTLSAFQAVLGGTGTMILSIGLALFAFSTILGWYWYCETAGEYIFGARAIPGIKIVWIIIVFLGAAGGTLLGDAAAFLTNLWDLSDTLNGLMAAPNLVALLLLSNEIRRLVKDFDAKKKSGALK, via the coding sequence ATGGACGCTATTATGAAACTGAACGGAGTTGTTAATGGTATCGTTTGGGGACCGTGGATGCTAACGTTATTAGTGGGAACGGGTGTTTACCTGACTCTGATTCTCGGTTTTCCGCAGATAAGGTATTTTGTTTTTATGTTTAAAGAAGTATTTGGGAACCTTGGAAAAAAGAAAGAGGGAGAGGGAACCATCTCTTCTTTCGCCGCTCTTTCCACAGCTCTTGCCTCCACTATTGGAACCGGTAACATTGCCGGTGTCGCGACAGCCCTCCATTTAGGCGGGCCCGGAGCCCTTTTCTGGATGCTTGTTTCCGCAGTGTTTGGCATGACTACGAAGATGTGTGAAGTCATTCTTGCCGTTCATTTCCGCGAAAGGGATGAGCTGGGGAACTGGCGTGGCGGCACCATGTATATCCTTGAAAAAGGCGCCAAACAAAAATGGCTCGCCTGGCTCTTTGCCCTCTTCGCATTTTTGGCTTCCTTCGGCATAGGCTGCGCTGTTCAGTCCAACTCTACGGCAGAAGGTTTTTTCCTTGGCTTTGGAATTCCTCCAATCTGGACAGGTGTTGCTGTGGCAGTTTTAACAGCCCTTGTTATTGTTGGTGGATTAAAACGAATCTCTGATGTTACAACCTACCTTGTTCCCTTCATGGCTATTTTCTACATTATCGGCGGCATCATCGTTGTCTTTGTTCATATTGGAGAAGTTCCGGCGGCGTTGTCAAGTGCAGTCAAATACGCTTTCAGCGACCCAATGGCCATGCCTGGAGCGGTAGCTGGCTGGACTGTTAAATTAGCTCTGACCAAGGGCATTGCCAGGGGTGTTTTCTCCAACGAAGCTGGCCTGGGATCCGCCCCCATGGTTCACGCTACGGCCATTGTTGACCATCCTGTCCGTCAGGGAATGTATGGTTTGTTCGAGGTATTTGTGGACACCATCGTTATCTGCTCGCTCACATCTTTGGCCATTATTACAAGCGGTGTTCTTACAGGAAAAGCCGAACTGTCCGGTGCACAGCTGACCCTTTCCGCATTCCAGGCAGTTCTTGGCGGAACCGGAACCATGATTCTTTCTATAGGATTGGCTCTTTTTGCTTTCTCGACCATTCTGGGTTGGTATTGGTATTGTGAAACCGCTGGTGAATATATTTTTGGAGCCAGAGCCATTCCCGGAATAAAAATTGTATGGATTATCATCGTATTCCTCGGAGCTGCCGGCGGAACCCTTCTTGGCGACGCTGCTGCGTTCCTAACAAACCTTTGGGACCTTTCTGATACTCTGAATGGACTCATGGCGGCCCCCAACCTCGTGGCTTTGTTGCTGCTTTCGAACGAAATTCGACGCCTTGTCAAAGATTTTGACGCAAAGAAAAAATCCGGAGCGCTTAAATAA